The genomic stretch TCGACGTCGACGTCGATGATCTTCGTCTGCTGACGGATCTCGGCGCCGTACTGGATGGCGACGGTGGCCATCCAGGCGTCGGTGTCCTGGCGGAAGAAGTGGTTCTCGGTGTGGGTGATCTTCGGGATCGGGAACTCACTGGTCTCCAGCGGGTTCTGCCGAGCGCCCTCGCGGTGGTAGAGGAAGCCGAAGTTGCGCTTCACGCCGCAGTTGGTGGAGATCTTCGACTGCACGGCCTCGAAGGTCGTCAGCCACTTGATCTCCGGGACCCCGTACCGCTCACTGACCAGCCGCATCAGCATCGAGGTGTACGGGATCGTGGACTCGCCGATGGCGAACCTGGGGTGGGTACCCGCGTCGAGCACGAGCACCTTCGCTCCGTTGCGCGCGAGGCAAGCGGCCAGCGTGGTTCCAGCCAGGCCGGACCCCAGGATGGCCACGTCGTACTGCGGCGACGTGGCTTGATTCGAGCGGAGGGCGGCAGAAGGCATGAGCCTCTCCTTAGCCAGATTTAGCCGTTCCGGGCTTCCGTTTCGGCCAAAGTAGAGGCATCGGCTCAAGGGTCACTCACATTCCGGTCAGGCCGATCTGGAAATAGGTGGGTGCGCCCGTCAACTAACGTCATGTATAAGCCAAATGTTCTACCCGCCGACTTGCGTCCCGCCCGCTGAACGCGGGCGTGTCCCGCGGCGGGCTCGCGGGAGCCGCCGCGGGACACGCCCGCACAACGCGAACGGCCGGCTTCCCCTGGTGGGGGAAGCCGGCCGTCGCGGCCTTACGGAAGACTCAGCCGAGGTGCGCCATCGGAGACCCTTGGGCCTCCCCCGGCGAAGGCTTCGGCGTGTTCATCAGCGCGGCCAGAACCACCGCACCGCAGGCCATGATCGCGCCGGCCCAGGTGAAGGCGGTGGTGAAGCCCTCCACCATCGCCGCCTTCTGAAGCAGCTCGGGGCTCTTGGCCCCGGCCGCATGGTCGGCGAAGTACTCGGCCGCCGCGTCCGCGGCCAGCGTGCTCAGCAGCGCCGTACCGATCGAACCGCCGATCTGCTGGGCGGTGTTGACGCTGCCCGAGGCGACACCGGCGTCCTCGTCGGCGACCTTGTAGGTGCCGTAGTTGACGGCCGGCGCGATGAGCAGGCCCATGCCCACGCCCAGGACGTACAGGGCGGGCATGACCATGCCCCAGTAGGAGGAGTCCGCGTCCAGCATCGCCAGCCAGAACAGTGCGCTGGCCGCGATGAGCATGCCGGGCACCATGATGGCGCGCGGCGGGACCTTGGGGAGGATCTTGGGCGAGATGCCGCCGGCGAACATGCCCACGCCGACCGGCATCGGCAGGAAGGCCAGACCGGTCTCGACCGGCGAGTACCCCTTGACCAACTGGAGGTAGAAGGTCAGGAAGAACAGCGCGCCGAGCATGGCGACCATGCCGACCGCCATGGCGAGGTAGGCGCTGCCCCGGGTACGGTCGGCGATCACCCGGAGGGGCACCAGCGGGTGGCTGGAGCGGGCCTCCACAGCGAGGAACGCGGCCAGCAGCACCGCGCCGGTCACGAAGAGGCCGAGCACCAGGCCGGAGCCCCAGCCCTCGGACTCCGCCTCGCTGCACGCGTACACGATGGCGACCAGGCCGGAGGTGACCAGCAGGACGCCCGGGATGTCGAAGCGGGCACGCACCGCGGCGCGCTGCTCCGGACCGAGGTACATCACACCGAACGCGGCGATGACGGCGATCGGCGCGTTGACATACATGCACCAGGTCCAGTCCAGGTACTCGGTGAGGAAGCCACCGAGCAGCAGACCGATGACGGCACCGCTGGCGACGATGCTGCCGAAGATACTGAAGGCCTTCGCCCGTTCCTTCTGGTCGGTGAAGTTCACCGAGATCAGGGACAGCGCGGTGGGGGCCAGCAGGGCGCCGAAGACACCCTGGAGAGCACGCGCGGTCAGCAGCATCTCGATGTTGGGGGCCGCACCACCCAGGCAGGAAGCGATCGCGAAGCCCGCCAGGGCGATCAGGAAAGCTCGCTTACGACCCGTGTAGTCGGCGATCCGGCCGCCGAGCAGCAGAAGGCTGCCGAAGGCCAGTGTGTACGAGGTGACGACCCACTGCCGGTTCTCGTTCGAGAAGCCGAGGTCGGCCTGCATCTCCGGCAGCGCGATGTTCACGATCGTGATGTCGAGAACCACCATGAGCTGGGCCAGACAGATGAAGACGAGGGCCGTCCAGCGCTTGGGGTTCGCTAACGGGGCCGCTCCGACGGCGGTACCGCCGGGGACCCGGTCTTCGGATGTGGTCATGGGAGGGAGATGCCTTTCTCCGTCGTGTCTCCGCGGCCCCGGCAGGGGGGCCGCGGACGTGGGCTCGGCCGTGCGGGTCGGCCTCCGCCACGGGCGGGGGCGTCACCGCGACATGAATTCACCCGTTGATGGATTCATCCTGCCATGAATTATTCTCCCTGACCGACGGTGCAGGCAAGTACCCAGTTCGGACCATCCAGTCGAAGTACAGCGACAGCAGTGAGCCGTCAAGCGGAGGACAAGCGATCCCCGAGCCGACCAGGCCCTGGACGGTGTTCGTGGCGTCGTAGTCGATGGCCTCCTCGCCGCCGACGACGAACTCCTCGACCACCCCCATGACGGGGTGCAGCTCGTTGTCGTTGACGGCGAAGGAGTCCTGGAGGGTCCGCCACCACTGCTCCACCGGC from Streptomyces davaonensis JCM 4913 encodes the following:
- a CDS encoding MFS transporter, which encodes MTTSEDRVPGGTAVGAAPLANPKRWTALVFICLAQLMVVLDITIVNIALPEMQADLGFSNENRQWVVTSYTLAFGSLLLLGGRIADYTGRKRAFLIALAGFAIASCLGGAAPNIEMLLTARALQGVFGALLAPTALSLISVNFTDQKERAKAFSIFGSIVASGAVIGLLLGGFLTEYLDWTWCMYVNAPIAVIAAFGVMYLGPEQRAAVRARFDIPGVLLVTSGLVAIVYACSEAESEGWGSGLVLGLFVTGAVLLAAFLAVEARSSHPLVPLRVIADRTRGSAYLAMAVGMVAMLGALFFLTFYLQLVKGYSPVETGLAFLPMPVGVGMFAGGISPKILPKVPPRAIMVPGMLIAASALFWLAMLDADSSYWGMVMPALYVLGVGMGLLIAPAVNYGTYKVADEDAGVASGSVNTAQQIGGSIGTALLSTLAADAAAEYFADHAAGAKSPELLQKAAMVEGFTTAFTWAGAIMACGAVVLAALMNTPKPSPGEAQGSPMAHLG